One stretch of Amycolatopsis sp. NBC_00345 DNA includes these proteins:
- a CDS encoding arabinofuranosidase catalytic domain-containing protein — protein sequence MTVHSGRVAARKYLSVLGAAVLCAALSVSAMGPAAAAAPADSSLPCDIYAAAGTPCVAAHSTTRAVFASYDGPLYQVTRASDGAAQDIGPLSAGGYADAAAQDSFCAATPCQITKIYDQTPNHSDLTPAPGGTANNAADRGADASELAVTAGGTKVYGVWTSPGVGYRYNGVAKGVATNGAPEGAYMVASGTHVGSNCCFDYGNAESSPADNGNGHMDAVSIATTCYFEPCSGSGPWVEADMENGMFQGADGSNTANTGNNSSYVTAMLRNDGQTTYSLQGGDSQSGGLSTWWDGALPNRGGYQPMQQEGGIILGIGGDNSNWNMGTFFEGVMVAGFPSDATQNAVAANIASVGYTGETNVPNGPQGNVTGPDGQCVDVAGDDTGGNGTAVQLWNCQSYAEDQYWTHQPNGSLTTVGRCLDISGDSTTAGALLELWDCNGGGNQVWQQQPDGSLLNPRSGLCLDDPGGNSANGTQLEIWGCTGGANQKFTLHSGS from the coding sequence GTGACTGTGCATTCGGGTCGTGTTGCTGCACGAAAGTACCTGTCCGTACTCGGCGCGGCCGTGCTCTGCGCCGCCCTGTCCGTCAGCGCGATGGGCCCGGCCGCCGCCGCGGCTCCGGCCGATTCGTCGCTGCCCTGCGACATCTACGCGGCGGCCGGCACGCCGTGCGTGGCGGCCCACAGCACGACGAGGGCGGTGTTCGCCTCCTACGACGGGCCGCTCTATCAGGTCACGCGGGCCTCGGACGGGGCCGCCCAGGACATCGGCCCGCTGTCCGCCGGCGGTTATGCCGACGCGGCGGCACAGGATTCGTTCTGCGCCGCCACCCCGTGCCAGATCACCAAGATCTACGACCAGACCCCGAACCACAGCGACCTCACCCCGGCGCCGGGCGGCACGGCGAACAATGCGGCGGACCGTGGCGCCGACGCGAGCGAGCTGGCGGTCACGGCCGGCGGCACCAAGGTGTACGGCGTCTGGACCTCACCCGGCGTCGGCTACCGGTACAACGGCGTGGCGAAGGGCGTCGCGACCAACGGCGCGCCCGAAGGCGCGTACATGGTCGCCAGCGGCACCCATGTCGGCAGCAACTGCTGCTTCGACTACGGCAACGCGGAGAGCAGCCCCGCCGACAACGGCAACGGGCACATGGACGCGGTCAGTATCGCGACCACCTGTTACTTCGAGCCGTGCAGCGGCTCCGGTCCCTGGGTCGAGGCCGACATGGAGAACGGCATGTTCCAGGGCGCCGACGGCTCCAACACCGCGAACACCGGCAACAACAGCAGTTACGTCACCGCCATGCTCAGGAACGACGGCCAGACCACCTACTCGCTGCAGGGCGGCGACTCCCAGTCCGGTGGGCTGTCGACCTGGTGGGACGGAGCGTTGCCGAACCGGGGCGGTTATCAGCCGATGCAGCAGGAGGGCGGCATCATCCTGGGCATCGGCGGCGACAACAGCAACTGGAACATGGGCACCTTCTTCGAGGGCGTGATGGTCGCCGGCTTCCCGAGCGACGCCACCCAGAACGCGGTGGCGGCCAACATCGCCTCGGTCGGCTACACCGGTGAGACCAACGTCCCCAACGGTCCGCAGGGGAACGTCACCGGTCCGGACGGCCAGTGCGTCGACGTGGCCGGAGACGACACGGGCGGCAACGGAACAGCCGTCCAGCTGTGGAACTGCCAGAGCTACGCGGAAGACCAGTATTGGACGCACCAGCCGAACGGTTCGCTGACCACCGTCGGCCGCTGCCTCGACATCAGCGGCGACAGCACGACCGCCGGCGCGCTGCTCGAACTGTGGGACTGCAACGGAGGCGGCAACCAGGTGTGGCAGCAGCAGCCGGACGGCTCGCTGCTCAACCCGCGGTCCGGTTTGTGCCTCGACGATCCGGGCGGCAACTCGGCCAACGGCACGCAGCTCGAGATCTGGGGCTGCACCGGCGGTGCCAACCAGAAGTTCACCCTGCACAGCGGTTCCTGA
- a CDS encoding DUF4185 domain-containing protein: MDQIPRRRFVALAAGAAVAGVAGPLGVASAQSPAAPRPAPGVSPADPGGFVYPVPGQTTGPGVLPAKPASVEYLGRQDYGTEVARDLGFSGVVNGQSVWTFGDTLLPDGNGGYALVASDSVGLGDSSNPLRVYDRADSSGPTEWIPLNDAENANGGLGRYGMGGTNVIEYAPGQGLVWYLKNDRGANGQGIVGAGVATVAIGPYGPIATRASDTMWGPTEPWWGDNGVTYNPLDGKAYVYGHGPAPFDNNVYLARATAAAATDVSAYEYWDQSSQSWTPRRFSLSGALGTVVLSDALAIFPKGELGQSNAFWSNYYNTWMYVAGANVGYSDIMVSTAPALEGPWTTPVTIASSCPSGSCGLRYAIAPHPEYDPSGASILVTWTDSNVIYTARIHWQ; this comes from the coding sequence ATGGACCAGATTCCCCGGCGCCGTTTCGTGGCCCTGGCCGCGGGGGCCGCCGTCGCCGGCGTGGCCGGCCCCCTCGGCGTTGCCTCCGCGCAGAGCCCGGCGGCACCGCGCCCGGCGCCCGGCGTCTCACCCGCGGACCCGGGTGGATTCGTCTACCCGGTTCCCGGGCAGACGACCGGCCCCGGCGTCCTGCCGGCGAAGCCCGCGAGCGTGGAATACCTGGGGCGGCAGGACTACGGCACGGAGGTCGCCCGTGACCTCGGCTTCTCCGGCGTCGTGAACGGCCAGTCCGTGTGGACCTTCGGCGACACCCTGCTCCCGGACGGCAACGGCGGCTACGCGCTGGTGGCCTCCGACAGCGTCGGGCTCGGTGACTCGTCGAATCCGCTGCGGGTGTACGACCGGGCCGACTCGTCCGGGCCGACCGAGTGGATCCCGCTCAACGACGCGGAGAACGCCAACGGCGGCCTGGGCCGTTACGGCATGGGCGGCACCAACGTCATCGAGTACGCGCCCGGCCAAGGGCTCGTCTGGTACCTGAAGAACGACCGGGGCGCGAACGGGCAGGGCATCGTCGGCGCCGGCGTCGCGACGGTCGCCATCGGCCCCTACGGCCCGATCGCGACCCGGGCGAGCGACACGATGTGGGGCCCGACCGAACCGTGGTGGGGCGACAACGGGGTCACCTACAACCCGCTCGACGGAAAGGCCTACGTCTACGGGCACGGCCCGGCCCCGTTCGACAACAACGTGTACCTGGCCCGGGCCACCGCGGCGGCCGCGACCGACGTGTCCGCCTACGAATACTGGGATCAGTCCTCGCAGTCGTGGACTCCGCGGCGGTTCAGCCTCAGCGGCGCTCTCGGCACGGTGGTGCTGTCCGACGCGCTGGCGATCTTCCCGAAGGGTGAACTGGGCCAGTCCAACGCGTTCTGGAGCAATTACTACAACACGTGGATGTACGTCGCCGGCGCCAATGTCGGCTACAGCGACATCATGGTGTCGACCGCGCCTGCGCTCGAAGGCCCGTGGACCACTCCGGTCACGATCGCGTCCTCCTGCCCGAGTGGTAGCTGCGGCCTGCGCTACGCCATCGCGCCACATCCGGAGTACGACCCGTCTGGGGCCAGCATTCTGGTCACGTGGACCGACTCGAACGTTATCTACACCGCGCGTATCCATTGGCAGTGA
- a CDS encoding DUF222 domain-containing protein: MSNYGDSSLHDAGDVLSRIHERAVRVARLEAEQAADVALFAAAGGSARSVAAELALELSVTERRAGADIALAQALTTRLPETFAAFRRGEIDAFKARMVFEPTIALSDEMAGRVDAIVAARLAGKNPSSLRAAVNRVVQKVDAEGYGRRSRARRRDRNICLVHQDETMSTLLCDLPVEQASAIYTSLDQGARRLRRGGEVRTLDQLRADVLVDRLLNRAPGDSGIKPVVYLYVDLLTLAGLNEDPAELSGCGTVPAWLARALAADSNSVWRRIITEPDTGQVLSVGRTRYRPPAALADLVQVRDRVCQHPGCHQYH; the protein is encoded by the coding sequence GTGAGCAATTATGGGGATTCTTCTTTACATGACGCTGGCGATGTGTTGTCTCGGATTCATGAACGGGCTGTCCGAGTGGCGCGGCTGGAGGCCGAGCAGGCTGCTGATGTCGCATTGTTTGCGGCAGCAGGTGGGTCTGCCCGGTCCGTGGCGGCCGAGTTGGCGTTGGAGTTGTCGGTGACAGAACGCCGCGCCGGTGCTGATATTGCGTTGGCGCAGGCGCTGACGACCCGGTTGCCGGAGACGTTCGCGGCGTTTCGTCGTGGGGAGATCGATGCTTTCAAGGCGCGGATGGTTTTCGAGCCGACGATAGCTCTCTCTGATGAGATGGCCGGTCGGGTCGATGCGATTGTGGCGGCCCGGTTGGCGGGGAAGAATCCGTCGTCGTTGCGGGCGGCGGTGAATCGGGTGGTGCAGAAGGTGGATGCCGAGGGATATGGGCGAAGATCCCGGGCGCGTCGGCGCGACCGTAACATCTGCTTGGTGCATCAGGACGAGACGATGTCCACGTTGCTGTGTGATCTGCCCGTGGAACAAGCGTCGGCGATCTACACCTCTCTCGATCAGGGGGCGCGGAGGCTGCGTCGCGGCGGTGAGGTCCGGACTTTGGATCAACTGCGTGCGGATGTCCTGGTCGATCGGCTGCTGAACCGGGCGCCGGGTGACAGCGGCATCAAGCCCGTTGTCTACTTGTATGTGGACCTTTTGACGCTGGCCGGGTTGAACGAGGATCCCGCCGAGTTGTCGGGTTGTGGCACGGTTCCGGCGTGGCTGGCGCGGGCGCTCGCGGCGGACTCGAACTCGGTGTGGCGGCGGATCATCACCGAACCCGACACCGGGCAGGTCCTCAGCGTCGGCCGCACCCGCTACCGGCCACCAGCCGCCCTCGCCGACCTCGTCCAGGTGCGGGACCGGGTGTGCCAGCACCCGGGATGTCATCAATACCACTAA
- a CDS encoding IS4 family transposase, with the protein MKLLGNGGAGVRLTDRISLGVLSDVVPRDFIEDVLNRTGRREQRSRLLPAHVMVRFCMAMCLFFDDDYEEVMRKLVGSLKDMRSWSDSWHVPSTSAITQARQRLGAEPLRELFEDIAVPVAGPGTKGAWLRSWRLMSVDGCTLNIPDTAANVAEFNRSNNGPNASAYPIVRVVGLGECGSHVLVDAALGGAPVGETTLAKELTRSFEADMLITADRSFYSFPAWQETLETGADALWRVKSNLLLPVARVLPDGSYLSAVFPPKLRNYHKEEILTRIRDGAMPHTTQAMVVRVVEYEIPDRERTEEHDTIRLITSILDPEDIPAIELATAYSERWEYESLLDEVKTHQRGPGRVLRSQSPDMVRQEIWALLLTHYSIRALMCRAADEADVDPDRLSFMRTLRVIRRQVTSQAAFSPSKTEKGTRGDDD; encoded by the coding sequence GTGAAATTGCTGGGAAACGGTGGAGCGGGCGTTCGGTTGACGGACCGGATTTCACTGGGGGTCTTGTCTGATGTGGTGCCGAGAGATTTCATTGAAGACGTGCTGAATAGAACTGGGCGTCGCGAGCAGCGATCTCGACTGCTGCCAGCCCATGTGATGGTTCGTTTCTGCATGGCGATGTGCTTGTTCTTCGATGATGACTACGAGGAAGTGATGCGTAAACTCGTGGGATCTTTGAAGGATATGAGATCGTGGTCGGATTCGTGGCATGTTCCTTCGACCTCGGCGATCACTCAGGCTCGGCAGCGTTTGGGCGCCGAGCCGTTGCGGGAGTTGTTCGAGGATATAGCGGTTCCCGTGGCGGGCCCGGGCACGAAAGGCGCATGGCTGAGATCGTGGCGGTTGATGTCGGTTGACGGGTGCACGTTGAATATTCCGGACACCGCGGCCAACGTCGCCGAGTTTAATCGATCCAACAACGGTCCGAATGCGAGTGCCTACCCGATCGTGCGAGTCGTCGGGCTTGGCGAATGCGGCTCACATGTCCTCGTCGATGCCGCGCTTGGCGGTGCGCCTGTCGGAGAGACGACCCTGGCCAAGGAGCTGACCCGCTCGTTCGAGGCAGACATGCTCATCACCGCCGACCGCAGCTTCTACAGCTTCCCTGCCTGGCAGGAGACGCTCGAGACCGGCGCCGATGCCCTGTGGCGGGTGAAGTCGAATCTTCTGCTGCCGGTCGCGCGTGTCCTGCCGGACGGTTCCTACCTCTCGGCCGTGTTCCCGCCGAAATTACGCAACTACCACAAGGAGGAAATCCTCACACGGATCCGAGACGGTGCCATGCCGCACACGACTCAGGCCATGGTGGTGCGTGTCGTCGAATACGAGATTCCCGACCGTGAGCGAACCGAGGAACATGACACCATTCGCCTGATCACCTCAATACTCGACCCTGAAGACATACCCGCTATCGAGTTAGCTACTGCTTATAGTGAGCGTTGGGAGTACGAAAGCCTACTTGATGAGGTCAAGACTCATCAACGCGGGCCAGGGCGAGTGCTGAGGTCTCAATCGCCGGATATGGTCAGGCAAGAAATATGGGCGTTGCTGCTGACTCACTACAGCATACGGGCGCTCATGTGCCGGGCTGCCGACGAAGCCGATGTCGATCCCGACCGATTGTCGTTCATGCGCACTCTCCGCGTCATCCGCCGCCAGGTCACAAGTCAGGCGGCTTTTTCCCCCTCAAAAACTGAAAAAGGCACGCGCGGAGACGACGACTGA
- a CDS encoding response regulator transcription factor, which produces MRIVIAEDNTLLREGIVLLVKSAGHEVVGVAGSGPEIVPALLAHRPDIAVLDVRMPPTFRDEGLRAAVEARKQLPGLPVLVLSQYVEQAYATELLATGANGTGYLLKDRIGRVEEFLDALERVAAGGTALDPEVVTQLMNRHDPLDSLTAREREVLHLMAQGHENLAIAERLVVTERAVTKHIGNIFRKLGLPAGDSGHRRVLAVLAYVNS; this is translated from the coding sequence ATGCGGATAGTGATCGCCGAGGACAACACGTTGCTGCGCGAGGGAATCGTGCTCCTGGTCAAGAGCGCCGGGCACGAGGTCGTCGGCGTGGCCGGCAGCGGGCCGGAGATCGTGCCCGCGCTGCTGGCGCACCGCCCCGACATCGCCGTGCTGGACGTCCGGATGCCCCCGACCTTCCGCGACGAGGGCCTGCGCGCCGCCGTCGAGGCCCGCAAGCAGCTGCCCGGGCTGCCGGTGCTGGTGCTCTCGCAGTACGTCGAGCAGGCCTACGCCACCGAACTGCTCGCGACCGGCGCCAACGGGACCGGCTACCTGCTCAAGGACCGGATCGGCCGAGTCGAGGAGTTCCTGGACGCGCTCGAGCGCGTGGCCGCGGGCGGCACCGCGCTCGACCCGGAAGTCGTCACCCAGCTGATGAACCGCCACGACCCGCTGGACTCCCTGACCGCGCGCGAACGCGAGGTGCTGCATCTGATGGCGCAGGGCCACGAAAACCTCGCCATCGCCGAGCGCCTCGTCGTGACCGAACGCGCGGTGACCAAGCACATCGGCAACATCTTCCGCAAACTCGGCCTTCCGGCCGGGGACAGCGGACACCGGCGGGTACTGGCTGTGCTGGCGTATGTGAATTCCTGA
- a CDS encoding sensor histidine kinase, which translates to MRTAIRRSADATRVLAGGLRTALPAMLGLAFAPLLILATVVFPDALAPVRRLAEAERRRVAPLLGHDVPRPYRKPEGGHWRRVRAAVADPAAWRDLAWLAGHGIGGVFAGLTAVGLWLAVPYSLTMPLWWQLLPPGTVTAFIRVETWPEALTWPFLQAVVYAAAVWWLVPPAARGQARFAGALLRPTERVLLEQQVERLTETRTEALESHGAELRRIERDLHDGVQAQLVSVAVRLGLAERALRAEPTAALSLLQDARTGIEDSLGHLRGVIRGIYPPILADRGLGGAVHALAGGQRIPVSVSIPDDLPRPPAPVEAAAYFVVAESLTNVTKHSTAGHAEVTVDGDGAHLRIVVRDDGQGGADPVSGSGLLGIRRRVAALDGSASITSPADGGTTIEVRLPCG; encoded by the coding sequence ATGAGAACTGCGATCAGGCGCAGCGCGGACGCGACCAGGGTGCTGGCCGGCGGCCTGCGGACCGCCCTGCCCGCGATGCTCGGCCTCGCCTTCGCGCCGCTGCTGATCCTGGCCACCGTGGTCTTCCCCGACGCGCTGGCGCCGGTGCGGCGGCTGGCCGAAGCCGAGCGGAGGCGGGTCGCGCCGCTGCTGGGCCACGACGTGCCCCGGCCGTACCGGAAGCCCGAGGGCGGTCACTGGCGGCGGGTCCGGGCCGCCGTGGCCGACCCGGCAGCCTGGCGCGACCTGGCGTGGCTGGCCGGGCACGGCATCGGCGGCGTCTTCGCCGGCCTGACTGCCGTCGGGCTGTGGCTCGCGGTCCCCTACAGCCTCACCATGCCGCTGTGGTGGCAGCTGCTGCCGCCGGGCACGGTCACCGCGTTCATCCGGGTGGAGACCTGGCCGGAGGCGCTGACGTGGCCGTTCCTCCAGGCCGTGGTCTACGCCGCCGCGGTGTGGTGGCTCGTGCCGCCGGCCGCGCGCGGCCAGGCCCGGTTCGCCGGGGCGCTGCTGCGGCCGACCGAGCGGGTGCTGCTGGAGCAGCAGGTCGAACGGCTGACCGAGACCCGGACCGAGGCGCTGGAGTCGCACGGCGCGGAGCTGCGCCGCATCGAACGCGACCTGCACGACGGCGTCCAGGCCCAGCTGGTGTCCGTGGCGGTGCGGCTCGGGCTCGCCGAACGCGCGCTGCGGGCCGAGCCCACCGCCGCGTTGTCGCTGTTGCAGGACGCGCGCACCGGGATCGAGGACTCGCTCGGGCACCTGCGGGGCGTCATCCGCGGCATCTACCCGCCGATCCTCGCCGACCGGGGGCTGGGCGGCGCCGTGCACGCGCTCGCGGGCGGGCAGCGGATCCCGGTGTCGGTGTCCATTCCGGACGATCTGCCGCGCCCGCCGGCGCCGGTGGAGGCCGCGGCGTACTTCGTCGTCGCCGAGTCGCTGACGAACGTGACCAAGCACAGCACCGCCGGGCACGCCGAGGTGACCGTGGACGGCGACGGGGCGCACCTGCGCATCGTCGTGCGCGACGACGGCCAGGGCGGCGCGGACCCGGTTTCGGGCTCGGGCCTGCTCGGCATCCGGCGCCGCGTCGCCGCGCTGGACGGCAGCGCGAGCATCACCAGCCCGGCCGACGGGGGAACCACGATCGAGGTGCGGCTGCCATGCGGATAG
- a CDS encoding ABC transporter ATP-binding protein, with the protein MSTTGDSLTCAVRMESVRKTYGSGDTAVHALDGVSISLRRGSFTAVMGPSGSGKSTFLHCAAGLDRPTGGRVLLGDTELTGRGEAALTELRRERIGFVFQAYNLLDALTVEQNILLPLRLANRPFEPEFLAEVVRSVGLDVPLDRRPGKLSGGQQQRVAIARALITRPDVMLLDEPTGALDTRTARQVLLALRHAVDRWGQTALMVTHDPVAASFADQVVFLADGRIVGELARSGPELIAERMTHLGEW; encoded by the coding sequence ATGAGCACAACGGGGGACTCCCTCACCTGCGCGGTGCGGATGGAATCCGTGCGCAAGACCTACGGCAGCGGCGACACCGCCGTGCACGCCCTCGACGGGGTGTCGATTTCCTTGCGGCGCGGGAGTTTCACCGCCGTGATGGGCCCGTCCGGCTCGGGCAAGAGCACGTTCCTGCACTGCGCCGCCGGCCTCGACCGGCCGACCGGAGGCCGGGTCCTGCTCGGGGACACCGAGCTGACCGGCCGCGGGGAGGCCGCGCTGACCGAGCTGCGCCGGGAGCGGATCGGGTTCGTGTTCCAGGCTTACAACCTGCTCGACGCGCTCACCGTCGAGCAGAACATCCTGCTGCCGCTGCGCCTGGCGAACCGGCCGTTCGAGCCGGAGTTCCTCGCCGAGGTGGTGCGCTCGGTCGGGCTCGACGTGCCGCTGGACCGCCGTCCCGGCAAGCTTTCCGGCGGCCAGCAGCAACGCGTCGCGATCGCCCGCGCGCTGATCACCCGGCCCGACGTGATGCTCCTGGACGAGCCGACCGGCGCGCTCGACACCCGCACCGCGCGGCAGGTGCTGCTGGCGCTGCGCCACGCCGTGGACCGGTGGGGGCAGACCGCGCTGATGGTCACGCACGACCCGGTGGCGGCGTCGTTCGCCGACCAGGTCGTGTTCCTGGCCGACGGGCGGATCGTGGGTGAGCTGGCGCGGTCCGGGCCCGAGCTGATCGCCGAGCGCATGACGCACCTCGGGGAGTGGTGA
- a CDS encoding ABC transporter permease: MFSLSWQMIRAHRAGFAAAFVAVFFGSALITVCGVLIDSGRRAGIPPERYAAVPVVVTAPQAVTDKDGMEQRFAERVPLPASRAAAIARVPGVRSAIGDVSVPTGLRTAGGTTPLLVHGWSATGLGPIALADGRAPLAPDEVVLDAATAARASVRIGDAVDLEAGSVATRFRVVGTTATAAGPAPAFLTGERARLLAGRPDQVDAVGVLADPGVGADELATRIQAAVPDVVAAVGNDRADAEFLDVGAARSFLVLIAASFGGTMLMIVLLVVASTLGLSVQQRRRQFALLRAIAATPRQLRRLIGAEAVLVSAAASVLGAPVGVGLSLLLRNALADLGVVPAGFRFVFGPLPIVAAVAACVVTALGAGLVAARRAARISPVAALGEAAVEPARLGRGRLVTGWLLVVAGVLAGGVVPLVLAGPAATGGAAGSVLLLVIAVALLGPRLLTATAGLFRGLGLGRGAAGYLAGANTRARARRLGSATTPLIMGVALAAVQIFTLTTTAGAAQRQADTGLVADRVLVAENGVAPAVAGAVRQVPGVAAATPVARTQVLVTYRQFGDEAIEPASALGVTPEGLHDVLDLDVRRGDLAGLTGDTVAVSQFAADTYGVDVGGTLALRLGDGTPHPARVVAVYGNGLGFGDLTLPHDVVVSHTTSRLDTEILVAKAPGTGDAALDAGLHAALVAHPEVRVAGRDAFAGGQDTAAAGQSTVVLLLNLVLLGFIAIAVVNILVLATAARVREFALLRLVGAKPRQVRAMMRREAGVVVVASVVLGSLAALPPLLGVSVSLTGSPWPTVPLPVYLAIVGVAAVLGWASIAIPTRFALRPAPMAALRTGD, encoded by the coding sequence GTGTTCTCCTTGTCCTGGCAGATGATCCGCGCGCACCGCGCGGGCTTCGCCGCCGCGTTCGTGGCGGTGTTCTTCGGCTCGGCCCTGATCACGGTGTGCGGGGTGCTGATCGATTCGGGCCGGCGCGCCGGCATCCCGCCCGAGCGTTACGCCGCGGTTCCCGTGGTGGTCACCGCCCCGCAGGCGGTGACCGACAAGGACGGGATGGAGCAGCGGTTCGCCGAGCGGGTCCCGCTCCCGGCGTCGCGGGCCGCGGCGATCGCGCGGGTGCCCGGGGTCCGGTCGGCGATCGGCGATGTCAGCGTGCCGACCGGCTTGCGCACGGCGGGTGGCACCACGCCGCTGCTCGTGCACGGCTGGTCCGCAACCGGGCTCGGGCCTATCGCTCTTGCCGACGGACGCGCACCCCTCGCCCCGGACGAAGTGGTGCTCGACGCCGCGACCGCGGCCCGGGCGTCGGTGCGCATCGGCGACGCCGTCGACCTGGAGGCCGGTTCCGTCGCTACCCGGTTCCGGGTCGTCGGCACCACTGCCACGGCTGCGGGACCGGCCCCGGCGTTCCTCACCGGCGAGCGCGCCCGGCTGCTCGCCGGTCGTCCGGACCAGGTGGACGCCGTCGGCGTGCTCGCCGATCCGGGGGTCGGCGCGGACGAGCTCGCCACGCGGATCCAGGCGGCTGTGCCCGATGTCGTCGCCGCGGTCGGGAACGACCGCGCGGACGCCGAATTCCTCGACGTCGGGGCGGCCCGGTCGTTCCTCGTCCTGATCGCCGCGTCGTTCGGCGGCACCATGCTGATGATCGTGCTGCTGGTGGTGGCCAGCACGCTCGGGCTGTCCGTGCAGCAGCGGCGCCGGCAGTTCGCTTTGCTGCGGGCGATCGCGGCGACCCCGCGCCAGCTGCGCCGCCTGATCGGCGCCGAGGCGGTGCTGGTGTCCGCCGCGGCGTCGGTGCTCGGCGCGCCGGTCGGCGTCGGGCTGAGTCTGTTGCTGCGCAACGCATTGGCGGACCTGGGTGTGGTGCCGGCCGGGTTCCGGTTCGTCTTCGGCCCGCTGCCGATCGTGGCCGCGGTCGCCGCGTGTGTGGTCACCGCGCTGGGGGCCGGGCTGGTCGCGGCCCGCCGGGCGGCGCGGATCAGCCCCGTCGCGGCGCTGGGCGAGGCGGCCGTCGAGCCGGCGCGGCTCGGCCGGGGACGGCTGGTCACCGGCTGGCTGCTCGTCGTCGCGGGAGTGCTCGCGGGCGGGGTCGTGCCCCTGGTGCTGGCCGGTCCCGCCGCGACCGGCGGCGCGGCGGGCTCCGTGCTGCTGCTGGTCATCGCGGTGGCGCTGCTCGGGCCGCGGCTGCTCACCGCGACCGCCGGGCTGTTCCGCGGGCTGGGCCTCGGCCGCGGCGCCGCGGGCTACCTGGCCGGCGCCAACACCCGGGCCCGCGCCCGCCGGCTCGGCTCGGCGACCACGCCGTTGATCATGGGCGTCGCGCTGGCCGCGGTGCAGATCTTCACCCTGACCACCACGGCGGGCGCCGCCCAGCGGCAGGCCGACACCGGCCTGGTCGCCGACCGGGTGCTCGTCGCCGAAAACGGCGTCGCGCCCGCCGTCGCCGGTGCCGTGCGGCAGGTTCCCGGGGTCGCCGCGGCGACCCCGGTGGCCCGGACCCAGGTGCTGGTCACCTACCGGCAGTTCGGGGACGAGGCGATCGAGCCCGCGAGCGCGTTGGGCGTCACCCCGGAAGGCCTGCACGACGTACTGGACCTGGACGTCCGCCGCGGTGACCTCGCGGGCCTGACCGGCGACACGGTGGCGGTGAGCCAGTTCGCGGCCGACACCTACGGCGTCGATGTCGGCGGGACCCTCGCCCTGCGCCTCGGCGACGGCACCCCGCACCCCGCCCGCGTGGTCGCGGTTTACGGCAACGGGCTCGGCTTCGGCGACCTGACGCTGCCCCACGACGTGGTCGTCTCGCACACGACTTCCCGGCTGGACACGGAAATCCTGGTCGCGAAGGCGCCGGGAACCGGTGACGCCGCACTGGACGCCGGCCTGCACGCGGCACTCGTGGCGCACCCGGAGGTTCGCGTGGCGGGCCGAGACGCCTTCGCCGGCGGCCAGGACACGGCGGCGGCCGGGCAGTCGACCGTCGTCCTGCTGCTCAACCTCGTGCTGCTCGGGTTCATCGCGATCGCGGTGGTGAACATCCTGGTGCTGGCCACGGCGGCGCGGGTCCGCGAGTTCGCCCTGCTGCGCCTCGTCGGCGCGAAACCCCGCCAGGTGCGGGCGATGATGCGCCGCGAGGCGGGGGTCGTGGTCGTGGCGTCGGTGGTGCTCGGCTCCCTCGCCGCGCTCCCGCCGCTGCTCGGGGTCAGCGTCAGCCTGACCGGCTCCCCGTGGCCCACCGTGCCGCTGCCGGTCTACCTCGCGATCGTCGGCGTGGCCGCGGTGCTCGGCTGGGCGTCGATCGCGATCCCGACCCGGTTCGCCCTGCGCCCGGCGCCGATGGCCGCCCTGCGCACCGGCGACTGA